Proteins co-encoded in one Zootoca vivipara chromosome 3, rZooViv1.1, whole genome shotgun sequence genomic window:
- the UFL1 gene encoding E3 UFM1-protein ligase 1: protein MAATWEEILKLSQQFQSAQFAQATQRLSERNCIEIVSKLIAEKQLEVVHTLDGKEYITPAQISREIRDELHVHGGRVNVVDLQQVVNVDLLHIENRANDLVKSDRTVQLVLGQLIDENYLDQIAEETNDKLQESGQVKISDLCKAYDLPGDFLKQAFSIRLGKIIHGKIDQDNRGVIFTDAFVTRHRARIRGLFTAITRPTPIINLITRHGFQEHLLYSMLEELVSTGRLKGTVVGGRQDKAVFIPDIYSRTQSNWVDSFFKQNGYLEFDALSRLGIPDPVNYIKKRYKSLQLLFLKSSCVGQEIVDQVEASVDEAISSGTWVDIAPLLPSSFSVEDASMLLQQVMRSFSKQPSTLVFGDTNVVSEKFINSCADLFSDLMHQKAEKEMKNNPVHLITEEDLKQSAFVENASSSKKDKKDERRKKAAEGTGSVKSSGGGGNAREFKIKKAKKKGRKDADSDEESQTSSSNKSKHLEIPFLSPEEIEDVLRKHVRDCPEELITELADHLIRPLTKSYQEVVRSVFMSSTSTYSGASRKKTIKDLQEEVSTLYNNIRLFEKGAKHFTDETQSNIAKHMLKTFCTDITNLIFNCLAADQMMAAEDYTAITTEMRKKILSTLSEETRGPLTKLHISLNGKSLEEFVSCLDAAAEACDIMVKKGDKKKERQILFQHRQALTEQLKVTEDPALILHLTSVLLFQFSTHCMLHAPGRCVPQIITFLSTKIPEDQHSLLVKYQGLVVKQLISQNKKIGQGDDDSVDDNLNAEESIEAIRKELQELAGSVKDLVLRPRKSSVTEE from the exons GTCGTGTAAACGTTGTTGATTTGCAACAG gtaGTAAATGTAGATCTGCTCCATATTGAAAACCGAGCTAATGACCTTGTCAAATCAGACCGAACAGTTCAACTAGTATTGGGGCAGCTTATAGATGA GAATTACCTAGATCAGATAGCAGAAGAAACAAATGACAAGTTACAGGAATCTGGACAAGTGAAAATATCTGATTTGTGCAAGGCATATGACCTTCCTGGAGATTTCTTGAAGCAG GCATTTTCCATCCGCCTGGGCAAAATTATCCATGGGAAAATTGATCAGGACAACCGAGGAGTGATTTTCACAGATGCATTTGTCACACGGCATCGGGCCCGTATCCGTGGTCTGTTCACTGCCATTACCAG ACCTACACCAATAATTAACCTAATAACTCGGCATGGATTTCAGGAGCATCTGCTTTACT CTATGCTGGAAGAACTTGTTAGTACTGGACGTTTGAAAGGCACAGTCGTTGGTGGAAGGCAAGATAAGGCTGTGTTTATCCCTGACATCTACTCCAGAACACAGAGCAACTGGGTGGATTCATTTTTCAAGCAAAATGGTTATTTAG AATTTGATGCATTGTCCAGACTTGGCATCCCAGACCCTGTGAACTACATAAAGAAAAGGTACAAGTCCTTGCAGCTCTTGTTTCTGAAATCATCTTGTGTTGGTCAGGAAATTGTGGATCAAGTGGAGGCCTCCGTGGATGAAGCCATCAGCTCTGGAACGTGGGTGGATATAGCG CCTCTTCTTCCAAGTTCATTCTCCGTAGAAGATGCCAGCATGTTGCTCCAGCAAGTGATGAGATCCTTCAGTAAACAACCTTCAACTCTGGTCTTTGGTGACACTAATGTAGTCAGTGAGAAATTTATCAACAGCTGTGCCGATTTGTTTAGTGATCTGATGCACCAGAAAGCTGAAAAG GAAATGAAAAATAACCCTGTGCACTTAATCACAGAAGAGGACCTGAAGCAGTCTGCATTTGTAGAAAATGCTTCTTCAAGTAAAAAAGACAAGAAagatgaaagaagaaagaaggcagCAG AGGGCACTGGAAGTGTGAAAAGTAGCGGTGGTGGAGGAAATGCCAGAGAATTTAAGATCAAGAAAGCCAAGAAGAAGGGCAGAAAAGACGCTGACAGTGATGAGGAATCACAAACAAGTAGCTCAA ATAAGAGCAAGCACCTCGAAATCCCTTTTCTGTCACCAGAAGAGATTGAGGATGTTTTAAGAAAACATGTAAGGGACTGTCCTGAAGAGCTTATAACAGAACTTGCTGACCATCTAATAAG gCCCTTGACCAAGAGTTATCAGGAAGTTGTGCGTTCAGTATTTATGTCCTCCACTTCTACTTACTCTGGAGCTAGCAGGAAAAAGACCATCAAGGACTTGCAGGAAGAGGTGTCCACCCTCTATAATAATATCCGATTGTTTGAAAAAGGGGCAAAGCATTTTACAG ATGAGACGCAAAGTAACATTGCCAAGCACATGCTGAAGACGTTTTGCACTGACATCACTAACCTCATCTTCAACTGCCTAGCTGCTGATCAAATGATGGCAGCAGAAGACTACACTGCCATTACCACCGAG aTGAGGAAAAAGATTTTGAGTACTTTATCTGAAGAGACAAGAGGTCCTTTAACAAAACTCCACATTTCTCTGAATGGCAAG AGTTTAGAAGAGTTTGTTTCCTGTCTCGATGCTGCTGCAGAAGCTTGTGATATTATGGTGAAAAAGGGTGATAAGAAGAAAGAAAG GCAAATCCTGTTCCAACACAGACAAGCTCTGACTGAACAGCTGAAAGTCACAGAAGATCCAGCTCTCATTCTTCACCTGACCTCAGTCTTGCTGTTCCAGTTCTCAACACACTGCATGCTTCATGCACCCGGGAGATGTGTGCCACAGATCATTACTTTCTTAAGTACAAAGATCCCAGAG GATCAGCATTCTCTCCTTGTCAAATACCAGGGGTTAGTAGTGAAACAGCTGATAAGTCAAAATAAGAAGATTGGGCAAGGGGACGACGACTCAGTGGATGACAACCTGAATGCAGAAGAAAGCATAGAGGCAATCCGGAAAgaactgcaggagctggctgGCTCTGTCAAAGACCTTGTTCTCAGGCCCAGAAAATCTTCTGTAACAGAGGAATGA